The genomic region AAGAACCAATAATGAAGGAAATTCGTTATTTGGATAAGCTAATTGATGAGTTAGCAAAGGGGAAATCTATGGATAAGATTTTGAGAAAATAATAATGAAAATTAAAAATTTTTAATCTAAAATATTGCCCTTATCTATTTGATAGGGGCAATATTTTAATAGTAGAGTATAATTTTATGAAATTATTGGTTTTACTCACTACCTAACTATAGGTTTATTTGCTAGTCTTAATTTAACCATAGTATCCAGCTCATCTTGAGTTATATCTCTAAAGGTTCTAAAAGTATAGCCTTGTTCTTTTAATCGTTCTATGACTTCAGGTAAAATTTCAAGTAGTTTTGTATTTTTTTCTAAGTCATGCATAAGTATAACTGCAAAATCATTTTTCTTAACATCCTTAAAAATATTATCCAACATCTTAGCCCCATTAGTATAATCAGGTGTCGTATCACCTGCGCTTACGTTCCAATCAATATAATAGTATCCTTTCTCTTTTATATCCTCAGTAAGTAGAGGCATGAACTGTCTACCACCATATTTAAATGAGCTATGATTAGAAGACCCTCCTGGGAATCTAAAATATGGCGGTGCATCAAACCCTAATATGTTTTTATACACCGATTCAACCATATAAAAATCTTCATAAAAGGTATCAAAAGTACTATATATTGCAAAATTGTGTGTATGGGAATGGGGTATTACCATATGTCCTTCGTTATAAGTATTTTGTAGGATTTCAGGATGTTTTTCCATCATTATTCCTAAAGTAAAAAATGTCGCCTTTACATCATGCTCCCTAAGAATATCTAATACTTTAGGAGTTAAACGAGTAGGGCCATCATCAAAGGTTAAAAAAACCTTTTTTCTAGAGTCAACAACAGGAACAGGCTGAACCTCTATCTCTTCATTTTCATTTATTTCTTCCTCTTCAGTAATAATATTCTCTTCATCGATTATATCTATAGGTTCAGGATTTTCTATTTCATTATCAGTTTCGGGTACATTAGTAGTGGGCACTGATTTAAAAAGCTCTCCGTAGGTTTCAGGCATTAAAGTAAAAAATAATCCGAATAATATAATAATAGCAAATGCTAGTCGTTTAGTAACCATATAAATCTCTCCATTTCTTATTTTCTGATGTTAATACATTATAGATAGCGACACTTAAAATGATATGAAGATTTTATTAAAAATTTAAAATTTAAAATAAATAGAACGTTAATTTTTTATACTAAAGTAGAAATAATATTATCTATATTAATTATACAACTAAAAAGTATGGAGTAATACACATTATTGTATAATACCTAAAAATGTGACAAATTTATTATTTTTCCAAATATTTTTAATTTTTATTTAAAAATATTAGAGGGTTGATTGTTGGTAAATACTGTTATATATTAAATTCAATAAGTGCGTATAAAGTATTGAATGGAGGATTACTGTGATAGAATTAAAAAATGTGTCAAAGACCTATAATGGAGCAAAAAAGGTAGTTGAAAACATAAGTCTTGCGATACCTGATGGAGAAATAATAGGATTTTTAGGCCCAAATGGAGCAGGTAAAACAACTACAATTAAAATGATTACAGGTATTTTAGAGTGTGATGAAGGTACTATAAGTATTAATGGATATGATATAAACAAAAATAGTATAGAGGCAAAAAAACAATTTGGTTTTGTACCTGATAATCCTAATTTATTTTTGAGACTTAAAGGAATCGAGTATTTAAATTTTATGGCTGATATTTATGGTGTTTCGACAGAACAGAGGCTGAATAGGATAGAGGAAATGTCGAGGCGTTTTGATATGGCAAATGCCCTTGGTGATCAAATACAAAGTTACTCTCATGGTATGAGACAAAAAATAATGGTGATGGGTGCTTTAGTACATGAGCCACCCGTATGGATACTTGATGAACCTTTAACTGGATTAGATCCAAAGTCTGCCTATGTGTTAAAGGAAATGATGAAAGAACATACTGCAAATAATAAAACTGTATTTTTTTCAACTCATGTACTAGATGTGGCTGAAAAGGTTTGTGATAGGGTAGCAATAATAAATAAAGGAAAAATATTGTTTACAGGAAAATTAGATGAGATGAGAAATCATTTTAAAAGTGACGAATCATTAGAAAAGATATTTTTGGAGATGACAGAAAATGAATAATTTTATTGCTTTATCTAGGGTTTTTATTAAGAATATTATTAATTCAGCTTACAAAAACAACAAACTAAATATTAAGACAATAGCAATAGTGGGTCTAATAATATTAAGTTTTTTACCAATAGTAATA from Serpentinicella alkaliphila harbors:
- a CDS encoding polysaccharide deacetylase family protein is translated as MVTKRLAFAIIILFGLFFTLMPETYGELFKSVPTTNVPETDNEIENPEPIDIIDEENIITEEEEINENEEIEVQPVPVVDSRKKVFLTFDDGPTRLTPKVLDILREHDVKATFFTLGIMMEKHPEILQNTYNEGHMVIPHSHTHNFAIYSTFDTFYEDFYMVESVYKNILGFDAPPYFRFPGGSSNHSSFKYGGRQFMPLLTEDIKEKGYYYIDWNVSAGDTTPDYTNGAKMLDNIFKDVKKNDFAVILMHDLEKNTKLLEILPEVIERLKEQGYTFRTFRDITQDELDTMVKLRLANKPIVR
- a CDS encoding ABC transporter ATP-binding protein, whose amino-acid sequence is MIELKNVSKTYNGAKKVVENISLAIPDGEIIGFLGPNGAGKTTTIKMITGILECDEGTISINGYDINKNSIEAKKQFGFVPDNPNLFLRLKGIEYLNFMADIYGVSTEQRLNRIEEMSRRFDMANALGDQIQSYSHGMRQKIMVMGALVHEPPVWILDEPLTGLDPKSAYVLKEMMKEHTANNKTVFFSTHVLDVAEKVCDRVAIINKGKILFTGKLDEMRNHFKSDESLEKIFLEMTENE